In Sphingobacterium sp. SYP-B4668, the sequence GCAGTACTGGCCTATAGCCAAAATGAAACTCATTATCATAGTCATCCTCGATAATCGTAAATCCATGGGCATTTGACAACTGGATTAGTTCCATCCTTCGACGTAAGCTTAGTGTCACCGTAGTGGGATACTGCCTATGTGGAGTCGTATAGAGAGCTTTTATCTTTTTTCCAGCCTTTAAGTAGCGAATGACGTCATCGATAATCAATCCCTCTTGATCGACTCCAATAGGAATCAGTTTTGCTCCAGTTCTTTCAATTGCTTTCCAAGCAGGTTTATAACCTGGATCTTCCACCATTACATAATCCCCTGCTTCAAACAAACATTGAGAGGTCAAATACATCGCCATCTGACTCCCCCTGGTAATACATATCGAATGATAATCGACAGACATTCCTCGATACTGATTTAACATCTGTCCAATCGCTTCTCTGAATTCCAAATCGCCCAATGCGCTCCCATAGCCCATCATTTGCCATTTGGCTTTTCTGTTGAAAAAATGCCGATATGCCCTTGCCAATTCTTCCACAGGCGCTATTCTACTATCGGGATATCCATCATCAAAGTGAATGTGATAGTTAGCCTTTGCGATCTCTATCCCCTGATTAGCCATGTTTAATCGTCCGGACTTAGGCGCTATGGGCAAGATGTCAGCTACAAAAGTACCGCTTCGTTCCTTCGAGATTAACCACCCCTCATTCAACAACACATTTAAGGCATCTACTATGGTATTTCTATTCAACCCCAAATCCTGCGCTAAGGTTCGACTTCCGGGCAAAGCTGTTCCCTTCATCAATCGACCCGAGCGAATATCACCGATAATCGCATCTGCAATCTGTAGATAAATGGCTTTATCCGACTGTGGATCTAATTGTATTTTCATTTTCCAAGGACGTAACATCTGGACTATTGGTTTAGAAATAAATAATGCCGTATTGAATTCCAAACTTAGCTATTTTTACAAGCATTAACAATCAAATTCTGGACCATCCAATTTTCAAAAAACTGAACCATTACCCTCACCCAATATTTCTCTAGTTTTGTGAAGCAAATAAGAAGAAAAGGTCGGATGGCTGAGTGGTTAGGCAAGAGTACGCAATACTCTTCACAGTGGTTCAAATCCATTTCCGACCTCCATTAAATCACACAGTATTCATTTTAAACTAAAATTAAAACACCATGGCAAAATCAATTTTCTATCACGCAGGATGCCCTGTCTGCATAAGCGCAGAGCATGATATTATTAGCCTTATAGGCGAAGACAATGTAGAAGTGGTGCACATTGGAGAAGACCGCCACAGAATAGATGAAGCCGAAAAAGCAGGTGTACAATCTGTTCCTGCCTTAGTAACCACAAACGGAAATGTCCTTCACATTAATTTCGGTGCCTCCCTTGCTGACGTAAAAGGATAGTGATGCGTCCCACCAAACCCCATTAGAGTATAGCATACATCCTCGATAATTGCCTGCGTAATCTGATAAATGATTTTATCAGATTACGTAGGCAATTGTATTTTCATCTTCCCGTTAAAGTAAAATATGCCCCCGCATTTAGACGCAAATAATACCGCCTAGAATGCTATACCTAGCTAATTATACGGACATGTCCGACCTCCCCTTGGACCACCTCATTTTACACAAACTGAACCATCATACCCAACCAGATCATCCATACATTTGTATCGTAATCCAGAAGAGAACTTCTATGTTCTTAAAGATGATTACAACAACAAGGTCGGATGGCTGAGTGGTTAGGCAAGAGAACGCAATACGCTCCACAGTGGTTCGAATCCATTTCCGACCTCTATTAAAGTAGTAAAAAAGGAAGTATGCCATTACCTCCTCTCCTACATTATCCAAGCATTAAAAAAACACAGAATTTCGATAGATTATGACAAAAGTAGAGGCCGTATTTTTCGATGTAGACGGTACATTAATGAGTCTAGAAACAGGTAGAATCCCTGATTCGACCAAAGAATTGCTAGCGATTCTCAAATGGAGAGGTATAAAACGAATCATCTGTACCGGGAGATCCTATGCACAAATAGCGTTTCTTAAAGAATATGATTTCGACGGCTACATCACCTTTAATGGCAGCTACTGTGTGACTAAAGAAGGAAAGTCTCTGTTCAAAAAAAATATTTGCACCAGTGAGTTACTCAAACTTCACGAATACATCCAAGGTAGAGACGATATACCTGTTGCATTCACCGGTTTAGAAGGTACATTTATCACCGAAAGCCCCAAACAGACACGGCATCTATTCCAGCTATTAGATATTCCTTTTCCAGCGGTAAGACCATTCACATATGCATTAGAAAATGAAATCATACAATTGAGTATTTACGTCGACCATCTACATGAACAATACCTAACCGAGAATATCTTGCAAGATCTGGACGCCATCCGGTGGCATCCAGAATTTTTGGACTTCAATACCAAGGGCATCAACAAAAGCACAGGAATGCAACAATTTGAAGCCCACCTCGGCATACACCCCAGTGCTACAATTGCCTTCGGCGATGGTGGGAATGATATCCCTATGTTGCAATATGCCGGGCTAGGTATTGCGATGGGACAAGCACGCGCCGATGTCAAACGAGCAGCCGACTACGTTACCGAAAAACCCGAGGAAAATGGAATATGGACAGCGCTTAAAAAATTGAGCATCATATAATCGTAAAGCAAATGAAGTTAATGTCTCCACAATCGCACAAATTTATGTTATTAATCTTCCTCTTAGGTCACACAGCTTGGGTACATGCACAAGCTATGCTTCCCTATACCCTCACATTGGACCTGGCCTCCCTCATGATTGGTCTTGTGATACTAACTCTGCTTATGACCATATTGGTAACACTCAGCTTTAAGCGGCATGTAGATTACTTTGCCGATGTTTACAAAAGACAAGACGACTCCCCCTGCACTAACGAACGTTTTAGGGCAAACCTCAAAAATCTGACAAGTGCGCAACTTAAAAAATTGATCAAGTACAAAAATGAGATCAAAAAGAATAAAGGGCTACTCCCCATATGCCTGCTATCTGTTCATATCTTCATCCCAAATCTTGGCTCGGCACAGTCTCCTACATCGAGTTCCGTCTTAAACCAAGGCCCCATTATCGTCACGCTTATCCTTGTTTTTATTCCCATTTTGCTGGTCGTAATCTTGGGAATCCTTAAAACGAAACATATTGTCAATCGAGAAAAAAACAAGTTGATGCGAAAAGAAGCTGAGGCATTTGCCACCTATCTAGATGTCTTGCCAGCTCCTGAATTAAAGACTATCCAAGATCAAAAACAAGCATTGGACTATTCACTTACCCACAAAGAGCTGGCGGGAAAGCAATCTATCAATGATAAAAGAGGTCTGCTCTATATCCGGCAAAACACGGGCCTGCCAATTGCGGCAATCAAGAAGAAAGCACTTCCCCGCCCATATGTAGATCCGGCTTTGTCAAAAGTCATTCAATGGTACCTGATCAGCGCCACCTTTTGGCTATTGTTTGGCACCACTGTCGGTGAATACCTGGGAATCAAATTTGTTGCCCCCGATGCCGATCAATTGAGTTGGTTGAGCTTCGGAAGATTACGCCCTGTACACACCAATGCCGTTTTCTGGGGATGGGCATCCTTAGGCATGTTGGGCCTGGGGTACTACATTGTACCGCGGGTCAGCAATACCTCGCTTGCCCATATTAAATGGGCTTGGTATTCTTTACATCTGATCAACGCTGCCATCACCTTAGGGTCTATCAGCCTCATGATGGGCATTAACAACGGCGGCGGTGAATATCGCGAATATATCTGGCCTATTATGCTCCTCTTTGGCATAGGTCTGGGATTTACCCTAAACAATTATTTGCTCACGATTGCCCGTCGTCAGACATCCGAAATCTACATCTCCAACTGGTACATCGTTTCGGCCTTGATTTTCTTTACCATAGTCGGGCTGGTGGGCTACATACCCCAGTGGCAAGATGGACTTGGCGAAACCATCGTACAGGGGTATTACATGCACCAAGCGGTAGGGATGTGGTTTATGCTATTTACCTTGGGAATTGTTTATTACTTCCTGCCCCAGCAACTCAATAAGCCCATTTATTCGTATAGCTTAGGCATCCTTGCTTTCTGGGCCCAAATTATCTTCTATACGCTCATTGGCACCCATCATTTTGTTTTCAGTGCCATTCCTTGGTGGCTACAGACCGTAGCTATAGTTGCCAGCGTGGGGATGGTCATCCCCGTAATTGCTGGGACGACCAATTTTTTGATGACATTCAAGGGAGCATGGTACAAACTAAAAGATAGTTATACTATACCCTTTTTTCTAGTCGGCATTATCTTCTACTTTACAGGCTCTATGCAAGGGACTGCAGAAGCATTCCGATACGCTAACCTCATCTGGCATTTTACAGATTTTACAGTCGCACACTCCCATATGACCATGTATGGTATTATCACATTTTTACTATGGGCAGGTATCTATGCATTGATTCCCCGGCTCACAGGGCGAGAAGCCCCTCAAATCACGGTGGGCATGCACTTCTGGCTTGCACTCATCGGCCTGCTGTTCTATTCCATTCCGCTGATGTATGGTGGGAGTCTGAGGGGATTATCATGGATAGCCAATGAGCCCTTTGTACAAAGCATCAGCCTCATGCTTCCCTACTGGCTATGGCGTGCAATTGGAGGCACACTGATGTGGCTATCGCATTTGGTCTTTGCTTATAATATGTATAAAATGATTGCACGGCCCATGACCAGCATCGATATAGGGCAAACAGCTATTGATTTGCTTGATCCGAAAGATAAAGACAAGCACCTTTACTAGATAAGAATTTCTCAAAAACATGAAACTATTTGATAACCACAAAAAATTATTCGGTGTAGCCACCCTACTTTTCTCTATCTTGACGTTATTTGTAGCTATCTTACCTTCGCTCAGCAACCAATACTATATCAAACCACTCCCAGATGCCAAGCCCTTAAGTCCTTCAGCCACACGTGGGAAGGCGGTGTTCGTCGCCAACGGATGTGTTGCTTGCCATAGCCAACAGGTACGTAACGTAGAGATGGACAAATCTTGGGGTAGCCGTGCTTCGCTCGCAGCAGATTATGCCGGCAATGTCCGTACTGATTTTTGGAGAAATACAGCCACATTGATGGGCACTGCCCGTATCGGACCTGATCTAACGGATGTGGGAAATAGACAACCCAGTAAGGAATGGAATTTAGTGCATTTATACAACCCTCGAATTGTAGTACCCGAGTCTATTATGCCTGCTTACCCTTGGTTATTCCATTTGACCGAGAGCGTTACTGAACACGATGTAGCTGTCAACATACCTGCCGAATACTTAAAAAACAGTGCTAAAAAAGTGGTTGCCACCTCAGATGCACTCGATTTGGTCGCCTATCTACAATCATTAAAGCAAACCCCACTCCCTGATGGTACCGCTCTACCTAACTTTCTGTATGAAAGACAAGAAAAAAGCACGACCGAACAAGTCCAATCGTCACGTGTAGATGGTAAAGCGCTCTATATTGCCAATTGTCAAGCCTGCCACCAAGCCAATGGTGAAGGATTGGCCGGGGCTTTTCCACCATTAAAAGGGAGTTCGGTCGTAACGGGCAAAAATCTTGAACTATATGTTGACATCATCATGAACGGGTATGACGCCCGCCCAGAATATGGTGCAATGGCGGCTATCGGCACCAATCTTGGCTGGACAGAGGAAGAAGTCACCGCAGTGATAAACTATGAACGCAGCAGTTGGGGCAATAATGCTCCAGCAACAACAACAGAGGAGATTAAAAAAATACTTGAATTTTTAAAACATAAAATGGAAAGCAAATGAAAACCGTCATTACACTCGTCTTATTGATATCCGTCACACTCACGGCAAGTGCCTGCCCTGTTTGCGAACGTAATCAGCCCAAATTGCTGAGAGGTCTGGTACATGGTGCCGGTCCAGAAAGCCAATGGGATTACATCATAATCGGTTTGGTAGCTGTTATGGTATTAATCACCATTTACTTCTCTCTCAAATGGTTGGTGCGGCCAGGCGAAGCTTCCGAGAGTCACATCAAAAGAACGGTATTAAAAAATTTCTAGGATGAACGATAAAAGCAAAGTCATTATTTTCATTGACGACCAAATAGAACCCATTGCAGATGTACATACCCCAGTTGTGTTCGATCTTGACACGCGCAAATTAATTGATGGCCAGCATATGCTCAAAATTGTAAGTAAAGACCCAAGTGGCAAAGAGGGGATTCGAATCATCCCATTTGTCGTACGCAATGGTCCAGCAATCGCAGTGGAGGGTATCAAGGAAAACGACCTGGTTGACGGTGTACTGCCCATCATGGTCAATGCCTATGGCAAGGGCGATCAAAAATCCTTCTTGATTGCCGGCAGTGAAACACCCCAAAGTATCCCATCATGGGTATGGATCATCATCATCTGTTTCATCGGGTGGGCCATGTATTATTTACTCAGGTACTCGACGCTTCCCTAGTATAGCCAATCCATTTCTATCTCGGCTGGACATACGCTTTTGTCTATACTGGACTACTTTCCCCATGTGATGAATCCCTAATTTTGCGTAGCTATGAAGACCTACTTATGCAGGATTCATTTAATAAATTATTTTAGATATTGATACAATGACGTTACACAAAGAAGGTATTCCGATTATATGGAAAAGTATAGTATGGTTAAGTTCAATCAATCTTACTTTAGCGTATTTAATTTCAGATCTACCCAGTTTGAAAATTGCAGTTCTCATTATCAGCATCGCAATCATGATCCTTATCCTTCAATTCTTTCGGTCCCCCAAGCGCACCCCTATTATGTTGGAGGGCAAAGTGATCGCCCCATGTGACGGTAAAGTAGTGGTCATTGAAGAAGTATACGAATCGGAGTATTTTAAGGGTCCACGATTACAGGTCAGTATTTTCATGTCGCCCTTCAATGTACATGTCAATTGGACTCCTGTCGCGGGCAAGGTCCATTACTTCCAGTACCACCCAGGCACACATCTGGTCGCTTGGCATCCCAAGTCCAGTGAGAAAAATGAGCGGACCACTACCGTAGTACGCATGGATACAGGAGTAGACATCCTCTTTCGTCAGATTGCCGGCGCACTGGCACGACGAGTATGCTGGTACATTACTCCCGACCAACAAATAGCACAAGGATCTGAGATGGGCTTCATCAAATTCGGTTCACGAATGGACGTTTTTCTACCCCTTGATGCAGATGTTAAAGTCAAATTGGGAGATAAGACACAAGGTACATTCACCATACTGGCACAGCTCAAATGATCATTTATTCAACATCCACTACAACACTATGAGAGTACATTATTTACAACACGTACATTTTGAAGCCTTAGGCTTTATAGAGACGTGGCTCCAAATCCATGTTCACCAGATATCCGGCACCCATTTCTATGAAGACAATTATCAACTTCCTGAGGTCGAAGATATCGATGCATTGATAATCCTAGGCGGGCCAATGGGTCCCTTCGATGAAGATGAATATCCTTGGTTAAGAGAAGAGAAAAAATTCATCGACAAGTGTATCAAATCCCAAAAAAAAGTCTTTGGTATCTGCCTTGGTGCTCAACTCATTGCACTGTCCTTAGGTACGGAGGTGAGCAGGGCCACAAGCAAAGAGGTCGGTTGGTTTAGCGTAATCCCTACCAAAGAAAGCCAGCAGCTTCCTTGGTTCTATGAACTGTTCAAAAAGAATCCCATTGTCTTGCATTGGCATCAAGATCGCTTTGAAATTCCGGAAGGAGCCTTGGATCTTTTATACTCACCGGCAAACTATAATCAAGCATTTTACTACAACGAAGACATTATGGGCCTGCAATTTCATTTGGAAGCCACGAAAGCCACCATAGCGCAAATGCTGACTTATGCTGCCAGCGATCTAGAAAGCAAATATTATATCCAGACAGCTGAAGAAATCCAACGCGGTCAAATCAACATCGCCAATTGCAACGGCATCATGAGTACTATACTAACACAATGGCTCGCTTCTAAGTCAAGCGAACCTTTACACCATTAACTGTTCAATACTTTGGAAGATATCAAAAAAACAATCATCGCCAATCTTCAACACGTGCACAAACGGATAGAAAGGGCTTGCCAACATTCGGGACGAGATCGCTCGGATGTCAAACTACTACTGGCGACCAAAACAGTACCTGCAGACAAGATCAGGATTGCGATAGAAGCTGGAGAAAATCTAATGGGCGAAAACAAAGTCCAAGAACTACGGGACAAGGACAAAGGCCTATCCGGATTGACTTTAGAGCGACATTTTATAGGCCACCTGCAGACCAATAAAATCAAGGATGTACTCAAGTACGTCAGCTGCATCCAATCATTGGACAGACTCAAAGTAGCCGAAGATCTGGACCGAAGGCTGCAATTTGAAGGTCGAAGTCTAGGTATCTTTGTGCAGGTCAACACCTCTTACGAAGAAAGTAAATTCGGATTACCGCCTGAGGAAGTAATCCCTTTCATCAAAGAAATCCAAAAATACGATACCCTCAAAATACAAGGATTGATGACCATAGGTCTATTAGATGTAGAAAAAGAAAAAATGCGCCCCTCTCTTGTCTTGCTGCGGGAAATAAGAAATCAAATTTTGCAACATGGACTTTTGGATATCGAACACCTCAAGCTGTCCATGGGCATGTCTCAAGATTTAGAAATGGCCATTGAAGAAGGAGCCAATATTGTGCGTGTGGGCACATCCATCTTCGGGAATCGATTCTTAGGAAAAGAGATTTGGAACGAAGCAGAGGCCGAATAAAAGAAGGTAGCATATGGGTCCATATGCTACCTGGATTAAAACAACTAGCTATATAAAGGAAAGCCTTCCAGCAACGTCTCTACTTCCTTTCGAACAGCGTCACTAGCTCCTCCCCCACTAGAGAGTACCCGATCGATCATATCGGCAATGGTTACCATATCCCGCTCTTTCATTCCTCGCGTAGTCATAGCAGGAGTTCCGAATCGTATGCCCGAAGTAATCGATGCAGGCTTATCATCAAAGGGCAACATATTTTTATTTGCCGTTATCCCAGATTTCTCCAACAAACCTTCGGCCGCCTTTCCCGTGATACCCTTTCTTCTCAAATCCACCAACAAGAGGTGATTGTCTGTGCCCTCAGAAGAAATATCATAACCTCGTTCCATTAATCCCCCAGCCAGCGCACGGGCATTAGCCTGCACCTGTTGCATGTACATAGAGTAGCTAGGGTCCAGTGCTTCGCTAAAAGCAACAGCCTTTGCCGCAATGATATGTTCTAAGGGGCCGCCCTGTGTACCTGGGAAAACAGCAGAATCTAGCATCGCTGACAGCATACGCAAATTTCCTTTCTTATCCTTAATCCCCCGACCATTCTCCGTATCCTTACCGATCATAATCATACCACCACGAGGGCCACGTAATGTCTTATGGGTAGTGGTCGTCACAACATGGCAATGCTCCAATGGATTGTTAAGCATTCCACAGGCTATAAATCCCGCCGGATGTGCAATATCTGCCATCAATATCGCTCCCACCCGATCCGCTACCTGTCGGATCAATACATAATCCCAGTCTCGGGAATAGGCCGATGCTCCTGTAATGATTAATTTAGGCTTTTCCAGTAACGCCACCCGCTCCAATTCGTCGTAGTCAATCCGTCCAGTCTCTTTGTCTACTCCATAAAAATGAGGGACAAAATTCAATCCCGAAAAATTGGCTGCCGACCCGTGCGTCAAATGCCCACCGTGATTAAGGTTAAATCCTAGTATTTTGTCTCCAGGATTGAGAACAGAGAGAAAGACTGCGGCATTGGCTTGCGAACCTGAATGGGGCTGCACATTCACCCATGTTGCGCCAAATAACGCCTTCGCCCTATCAATAGCCAATTGCTCTACTTCATCGACGAAGTCGCAACCCGCATAATACCGTTTGCCTGGCAGTCCTTCTGCATATTTATTGGTCATCACCGACCCTGCCGCCTCCATCACTTGGTTACTGACAAAATTTTCCGAAGCGATTAATTCTACATTCTGCTGTTGACGCCTCAGCTCTTTAGCGATAATATCAAACGTCCTTTGATCTCTCTTCATATTTTTATGTTTTTGTAAAAAAGATTAATTGTCAATCGTCCATCAGCCCCTTAGGCGTTCGTATTCTTGCATAGCCACTACGAGCGCGCTGACACTCTCTAAAGGTAATGCATTGTATAACGACGCCCTAAAACCACCTGCGCTACGATGTCCGGCTATCCCCACAATCCCCCTAGCTTCGGCAAACGCCAGAAAATCCTGCGTATGTTCTGGGGCCTTCAATACAAAAGTCGCATTCATGCGACTTCTACAGCTTTCATCGGCCCTGCCCTCGAAAAGGTTACTTTGATCGATCTCCCGATATAAAAGAGTCGATTTTGCAAGATTATACGCCGCTATCCCCGCAATCCCGCCCTGCTCTTTCAACCATCGAAGGTTCAACATGGTGACATAGATAGCATATACCGGCGGAGTATTGTAGAGTGAACCATTTTTAGTC encodes:
- the glyA gene encoding serine hydroxymethyltransferase; its protein translation is MKRDQRTFDIIAKELRRQQQNVELIASENFVSNQVMEAAGSVMTNKYAEGLPGKRYYAGCDFVDEVEQLAIDRAKALFGATWVNVQPHSGSQANAAVFLSVLNPGDKILGFNLNHGGHLTHGSAANFSGLNFVPHFYGVDKETGRIDYDELERVALLEKPKLIITGASAYSRDWDYVLIRQVADRVGAILMADIAHPAGFIACGMLNNPLEHCHVVTTTTHKTLRGPRGGMIMIGKDTENGRGIKDKKGNLRMLSAMLDSAVFPGTQGGPLEHIIAAKAVAFSEALDPSYSMYMQQVQANARALAGGLMERGYDISSEGTDNHLLLVDLRRKGITGKAAEGLLEKSGITANKNMLPFDDKPASITSGIRFGTPAMTTRGMKERDMVTIADMIDRVLSSGGGASDAVRKEVETLLEGFPLYS
- a CDS encoding Cof-type HAD-IIB family hydrolase encodes the protein MTKVEAVFFDVDGTLMSLETGRIPDSTKELLAILKWRGIKRIICTGRSYAQIAFLKEYDFDGYITFNGSYCVTKEGKSLFKKNICTSELLKLHEYIQGRDDIPVAFTGLEGTFITESPKQTRHLFQLLDIPFPAVRPFTYALENEIIQLSIYVDHLHEQYLTENILQDLDAIRWHPEFLDFNTKGINKSTGMQQFEAHLGIHPSATIAFGDGGNDIPMLQYAGLGIAMGQARADVKRAADYVTEKPEENGIWTALKKLSII
- a CDS encoding YggS family pyridoxal phosphate-dependent enzyme; the encoded protein is MEDIKKTIIANLQHVHKRIERACQHSGRDRSDVKLLLATKTVPADKIRIAIEAGENLMGENKVQELRDKDKGLSGLTLERHFIGHLQTNKIKDVLKYVSCIQSLDRLKVAEDLDRRLQFEGRSLGIFVQVNTSYEESKFGLPPEEVIPFIKEIQKYDTLKIQGLMTIGLLDVEKEKMRPSLVLLREIRNQILQHGLLDIEHLKLSMGMSQDLEMAIEEGANIVRVGTSIFGNRFLGKEIWNEAEAE
- a CDS encoding cbb3-type cytochrome c oxidase subunit II — translated: MKLFDNHKKLFGVATLLFSILTLFVAILPSLSNQYYIKPLPDAKPLSPSATRGKAVFVANGCVACHSQQVRNVEMDKSWGSRASLAADYAGNVRTDFWRNTATLMGTARIGPDLTDVGNRQPSKEWNLVHLYNPRIVVPESIMPAYPWLFHLTESVTEHDVAVNIPAEYLKNSAKKVVATSDALDLVAYLQSLKQTPLPDGTALPNFLYERQEKSTTEQVQSSRVDGKALYIANCQACHQANGEGLAGAFPPLKGSSVVTGKNLELYVDIIMNGYDARPEYGAMAAIGTNLGWTEEEVTAVINYERSSWGNNAPATTTEEIKKILEFLKHKMESK
- a CDS encoding type 1 glutamine amidotransferase; translated protein: MRVHYLQHVHFEALGFIETWLQIHVHQISGTHFYEDNYQLPEVEDIDALIILGGPMGPFDEDEYPWLREEKKFIDKCIKSQKKVFGICLGAQLIALSLGTEVSRATSKEVGWFSVIPTKESQQLPWFYELFKKNPIVLHWHQDRFEIPEGALDLLYSPANYNQAFYYNEDIMGLQFHLEATKATIAQMLTYAASDLESKYYIQTAEEIQRGQINIANCNGIMSTILTQWLASKSSEPLHH
- a CDS encoding cytochrome C: MNDKSKVIIFIDDQIEPIADVHTPVVFDLDTRKLIDGQHMLKIVSKDPSGKEGIRIIPFVVRNGPAIAVEGIKENDLVDGVLPIMVNAYGKGDQKSFLIAGSETPQSIPSWVWIIIICFIGWAMYYLLRYSTLP
- a CDS encoding cbb3-type cytochrome c oxidase subunit I: MLLIFLLGHTAWVHAQAMLPYTLTLDLASLMIGLVILTLLMTILVTLSFKRHVDYFADVYKRQDDSPCTNERFRANLKNLTSAQLKKLIKYKNEIKKNKGLLPICLLSVHIFIPNLGSAQSPTSSSVLNQGPIIVTLILVFIPILLVVILGILKTKHIVNREKNKLMRKEAEAFATYLDVLPAPELKTIQDQKQALDYSLTHKELAGKQSINDKRGLLYIRQNTGLPIAAIKKKALPRPYVDPALSKVIQWYLISATFWLLFGTTVGEYLGIKFVAPDADQLSWLSFGRLRPVHTNAVFWGWASLGMLGLGYYIVPRVSNTSLAHIKWAWYSLHLINAAITLGSISLMMGINNGGGEYREYIWPIMLLFGIGLGFTLNNYLLTIARRQTSEIYISNWYIVSALIFFTIVGLVGYIPQWQDGLGETIVQGYYMHQAVGMWFMLFTLGIVYYFLPQQLNKPIYSYSLGILAFWAQIIFYTLIGTHHFVFSAIPWWLQTVAIVASVGMVIPVIAGTTNFLMTFKGAWYKLKDSYTIPFFLVGIIFYFTGSMQGTAEAFRYANLIWHFTDFTVAHSHMTMYGIITFLLWAGIYALIPRLTGREAPQITVGMHFWLALIGLLFYSIPLMYGGSLRGLSWIANEPFVQSISLMLPYWLWRAIGGTLMWLSHLVFAYNMYKMIARPMTSIDIGQTAIDLLDPKDKDKHLY
- a CDS encoding phosphatidylserine decarboxylase family protein, producing the protein MTLHKEGIPIIWKSIVWLSSINLTLAYLISDLPSLKIAVLIISIAIMILILQFFRSPKRTPIMLEGKVIAPCDGKVVVIEEVYESEYFKGPRLQVSIFMSPFNVHVNWTPVAGKVHYFQYHPGTHLVAWHPKSSEKNERTTTVVRMDTGVDILFRQIAGALARRVCWYITPDQQIAQGSEMGFIKFGSRMDVFLPLDADVKVKLGDKTQGTFTILAQLK
- the pdxR gene encoding MocR-like pyridoxine biosynthesis transcription factor PdxR, which codes for MKIQLDPQSDKAIYLQIADAIIGDIRSGRLMKGTALPGSRTLAQDLGLNRNTIVDALNVLLNEGWLISKERSGTFVADILPIAPKSGRLNMANQGIEIAKANYHIHFDDGYPDSRIAPVEELARAYRHFFNRKAKWQMMGYGSALGDLEFREAIGQMLNQYRGMSVDYHSICITRGSQMAMYLTSQCLFEAGDYVMVEDPGYKPAWKAIERTGAKLIPIGVDQEGLIIDDVIRYLKAGKKIKALYTTPHRQYPTTVTLSLRRRMELIQLSNAHGFTIIEDDYDNEFHFGYRPVLPLSSSPELKNYVYIGTMSKVVAPVLRIGYLVSRNKELIDRVESLRKIIDVQGDVIMEQAVLQLINDGTIRRHLKKASHYYKAKRDYTEALLDQYLAEWIEYSIPDGGLAIWITAKEKVDWFKIAEALLVKGIKIVTPDHYSGDQTAKGIRLGYGALSEEQLKVGVLALAQVLTAGR